From a single Nostoc edaphicum CCNP1411 genomic region:
- a CDS encoding LAGLIDADG family homing endonuclease — MVQNLERTRQSARFPETAPAANPVFFRTYSRRTKAGLRETWDEVCDRTLQGLVELGKLTQEEAATLDKMQRNLKAMPSGRWLWVGGTDWITKPKNFSGAYNCTSTNLQDWSAFGLMMDLAMMGCGTGAVLEPQFINQLPPIRNQLNVTVKGEIGSTPVQQRREYTETHIEGNSVTIHVGDSREGWVESYQALLKLSTDEQFSAEVEVLVDISDVRKAGETLNGFGGVANPVKLPGLYQRCASILNKALGRQLNSVECCLLIDQAAVTIVAGNIRRCLPEDALVHTEAGLVPIAKVRVGDRVLTSKGFYPVTNFFVQGEQSLCRIQTQDGFFECTADHKVAVFTDVYGNYKMVKAQDLRAGDRLIFVPQAIPGTPTELPEFRGKIQRKIKPITVPALTPDVAYFIGYLQGDGSVGSDGSRVRFRVHEESKKVLERLIAVGSEFGLETYTLRTPEQCKTKAYDLQFNSVALNQYLKLFKQAFQPLVIPDCILLGTGDIRKAYLAGLADADGCHSQGVLVASIHQRFLQQVQALYASLGITVRLCSSIRKRTGKWEGELVTIGEAAFKFVENFFDSYSIQFSTRKRQTPKSFKDHGFPKAMVRPIINSTQYHWGAIHQQMPLPTLKKYLPEATDLVPVKVLGVELNVRSAPTYDIEVATIHEFVCEGILVSNSAGMRQFDSGDHLAATAKDNLWQQDENGNWRIDPERDALRMANHTRVFHRKPTLEECVGAVRKQYYSGEGAIQWAGEAVARSNIDLLPTQALKVSFLQAYEQGTAKEWLKERDPNLDANELEHRLARYGLNPCGK, encoded by the coding sequence ATGGTTCAGAATCTCGAAAGAACACGCCAGAGTGCAAGGTTTCCAGAAACAGCACCGGCTGCAAATCCCGTATTTTTTAGAACCTACAGCCGCCGTACAAAGGCCGGACTAAGGGAAACATGGGATGAGGTATGCGATCGCACTCTACAAGGCTTAGTGGAGTTGGGAAAGCTAACTCAAGAAGAAGCTGCCACACTGGATAAGATGCAGCGCAACTTGAAAGCTATGCCCAGTGGGCGCTGGTTATGGGTTGGTGGCACAGACTGGATAACCAAGCCCAAGAACTTTTCCGGGGCATATAATTGCACCTCTACCAATCTCCAAGACTGGAGTGCCTTCGGCTTAATGATGGATCTGGCAATGATGGGCTGTGGTACTGGAGCCGTCCTAGAACCGCAATTTATTAACCAGTTGCCCCCCATCCGTAATCAACTGAATGTCACTGTAAAAGGTGAAATTGGCAGCACTCCTGTGCAACAACGACGTGAATATACTGAAACTCATATAGAAGGTAACAGCGTCACTATTCACGTTGGAGATAGCCGTGAAGGTTGGGTTGAATCATATCAAGCCTTATTAAAACTCTCTACTGATGAACAATTTTCAGCAGAAGTTGAAGTATTAGTTGATATCAGCGATGTCCGCAAAGCAGGAGAAACTCTCAACGGCTTTGGAGGAGTTGCGAATCCAGTGAAATTGCCCGGACTTTATCAGCGTTGTGCATCTATTCTGAATAAAGCTTTAGGACGACAATTAAATTCAGTTGAATGCTGTCTGTTAATTGATCAAGCTGCTGTAACAATTGTTGCCGGAAATATTCGTCGCTGTCTACCTGAAGATGCTTTGGTTCATACAGAAGCGGGTTTAGTTCCTATTGCCAAAGTACGTGTAGGCGATCGCGTCCTAACCAGTAAAGGTTTCTATCCAGTTACTAACTTCTTTGTTCAAGGTGAGCAATCCCTTTGCCGTATTCAAACTCAAGATGGCTTTTTTGAATGTACAGCCGATCACAAAGTTGCCGTTTTTACAGATGTGTACGGCAATTACAAAATGGTTAAGGCTCAAGATTTAAGAGCTGGCGATCGCCTAATATTTGTACCACAAGCTATACCTGGTACGCCCACTGAATTACCTGAGTTTCGCGGTAAAATTCAACGTAAAATCAAGCCGATTACCGTTCCTGCTCTTACTCCTGATGTAGCTTACTTCATTGGCTACTTGCAAGGTGATGGCTCAGTTGGCTCTGACGGCTCAAGAGTTAGATTTCGAGTTCATGAAGAGAGTAAGAAGGTTTTAGAACGTTTAATTGCTGTTGGATCCGAATTTGGTTTAGAAACTTACACACTGCGAACACCTGAACAGTGCAAAACCAAAGCCTACGATCTACAGTTCAACTCAGTAGCTTTGAATCAATACCTCAAATTATTTAAGCAAGCATTCCAACCTCTAGTTATACCTGATTGCATATTGTTGGGTACAGGCGATATTCGCAAAGCTTACTTAGCTGGTCTTGCTGATGCTGATGGGTGTCATTCTCAAGGGGTGTTAGTAGCTTCAATTCACCAGCGATTTTTGCAGCAGGTTCAAGCACTTTACGCATCTCTAGGAATCACAGTCCGGTTGTGTAGTTCAATTCGCAAGCGTACTGGCAAGTGGGAAGGTGAATTAGTAACTATTGGGGAAGCAGCATTCAAGTTTGTTGAAAACTTCTTTGACAGCTATTCCATTCAGTTTTCAACCCGCAAACGCCAGACTCCTAAATCGTTCAAAGACCACGGCTTTCCGAAAGCTATGGTTCGCCCCATTATTAACTCCACTCAATATCATTGGGGTGCTATTCATCAACAGATGCCTCTCCCTACCTTGAAAAAATATCTCCCTGAAGCAACTGATTTGGTTCCAGTTAAAGTTTTAGGGGTTGAACTAAATGTACGCTCTGCACCTACTTATGATATTGAAGTTGCCACCATTCACGAATTTGTTTGTGAAGGCATTTTAGTTTCTAACAGTGCGGGGATGCGTCAGTTTGATTCTGGCGATCACCTAGCAGCCACCGCCAAGGATAACTTATGGCAACAAGATGAAAATGGCAACTGGCGAATCGATCCAGAGCGCGATGCACTCAGGATGGCAAATCATACCAGAGTTTTTCACCGCAAGCCGACCTTAGAAGAATGTGTTGGTGCTGTCCGCAAACAATATTACAGCGGAGAGGGAGCGATTCAATGGGCTGGTGAAGCCGTAGCGCGATCGAATATTGATTTGCTACCAACACAAGCTCTGAAAGTTAGTTTTTTGCAAGCTTATGAACAAGGAACAGCAAAAGAGTGGTTAAAAGAACGTGATCCAAATCTTGATGCTAATGAGCTAGAACATCGTTTAGCTCGTTACGGTTTAAATCCGTGTGGTAAGTGA
- a CDS encoding tetratricopeptide repeat protein, which yields MALYNQVLEIDERIGNVQGKAITLWRLGHLAEQQGEYTKAISYLQPALEILQRLKSPDAESVSASLDRVMGNS from the coding sequence ATCGCACTCTACAATCAAGTTCTTGAAATTGATGAACGCATTGGTAATGTCCAAGGCAAAGCAATTACTCTGTGGCGGTTAGGACATTTGGCAGAACAGCAGGGTGAATACACTAAAGCGATATCCTATTTGCAACCAGCTTTAGAGATTTTGCAGCGATTGAAGTCACCGGATGCTGAAAGTGTGAGTGCAAGTCTTGATAGGGTAATGGGTAATTCGTAA
- a CDS encoding tetratricopeptide repeat protein produces MLSKKHSNQLQGTHDFNLEKETFLQINQQSLAELLTFIDFADTQLTIGFVAVNFAEDRNTLIEILDNHPQCHDIQFEILNFAAPNLRFLRDEIIRDLQEVHLEPDKKLVLVIIGLEKSIGLSGKYPPVLQDLNFVRDAFTNSVPHPILIFLPDHALTRLAKYAPDFWAWRKGVFYFQTVQSTQESAIEKTIQSERILGSLDLPERQERIDLLERLLMEESTDVRTRITISKELGVAYRSIGETKKAEDFLLKALKLIEEDENLAGIKASVLHELGYIYHGLGEWDKAIALYNQSLEIKERIVNVQGKAATLHQLGIIYANKGEMHEAIKLYNQSLEITERIGDVQGKAATLHQLGIIYANKGEMDEAIKLYNQSLEIDERIGNVQGKASTLHCLGNLYANKGEVDEAIALYNQSLEIRERIGDVQGKAATLYNLGYIYANKGEVDQAITLFNQSLEIFERIGDVQGKAATLHNLAILYANKEEVD; encoded by the coding sequence ATGCTTTCCAAGAAGCACTCAAATCAGCTACAAGGAACCCATGATTTTAATTTAGAAAAAGAAACTTTTTTGCAAATAAATCAGCAGTCATTAGCGGAACTGTTAACCTTTATTGACTTTGCTGATACTCAGTTAACGATTGGGTTCGTTGCTGTTAACTTTGCTGAAGATAGAAATACTTTAATTGAAATCCTTGACAACCATCCTCAATGTCATGATATTCAGTTTGAAATTCTTAATTTTGCTGCTCCTAATTTGCGTTTTTTAAGGGATGAGATTATTCGTGATTTACAAGAAGTTCATTTAGAACCAGATAAAAAATTAGTCTTAGTTATTATCGGTTTGGAAAAGTCCATTGGTTTGTCTGGAAAATATCCGCCTGTACTGCAAGACTTAAACTTTGTCCGAGACGCTTTTACTAATAGTGTTCCTCACCCTATACTGATATTTCTGCCAGATCATGCACTAACACGTTTGGCAAAATATGCCCCAGATTTTTGGGCATGGAGAAAAGGAGTATTTTATTTTCAAACAGTCCAGTCTACTCAAGAATCGGCTATTGAAAAAACTATTCAGTCTGAGAGAATATTAGGAAGTTTAGATTTACCAGAAAGGCAAGAGCGGATTGATTTACTTGAACGCTTGCTAATGGAAGAATCAACTGATGTACGCACTCGCATTACTATTTCAAAAGAGTTAGGGGTTGCTTACAGGAGTATTGGTGAGACGAAAAAAGCAGAAGATTTTTTACTAAAAGCTTTGAAGTTGATTGAAGAAGATGAAAATCTAGCAGGAATCAAAGCCAGCGTTCTCCACGAACTGGGTTACATATATCATGGTTTAGGAGAATGGGACAAAGCGATCGCACTTTACAATCAGTCTTTGGAAATAAAAGAACGTATTGTTAATGTCCAAGGCAAAGCGGCGACGTTGCACCAACTGGGAATTATCTACGCCAACAAAGGGGAAATGCATGAAGCGATCAAACTCTACAATCAGTCCTTGGAAATAACTGAACGCATTGGAGATGTCCAAGGTAAAGCGGCGACGTTGCACCAACTGGGAATTATCTACGCCAACAAAGGGGAAATGGATGAAGCGATCAAACTCTACAATCAGTCTTTGGAAATTGATGAACGCATTGGTAATGTCCAAGGCAAAGCATCAACTTTGCACTGTCTAGGAAATCTTTACGCCAACAAAGGGGAAGTGGACGAAGCGATCGCACTCTATAATCAGTCTTTGGAAATAAGAGAACGCATAGGTGATGTCCAAGGCAAAGCAGCAACGTTGTACAATCTGGGATATATCTACGCCAACAAAGGGGAAGTCGATCAAGCGATCACACTTTTCAATCAGTCTTTGGAAATATTTGAACGCATAGGTGATGTCCAAGGCAAAGCAGCGACGTTGCACAATCTGGCAATTCTCTACGCTAATAAAGAGGAAGTGGATTAA
- a CDS encoding P-loop NTPase fold protein codes for MSSLPANRANTLKAAFRVCDVAPLVSSRDIERYYVNLSKVRKTEAINTIKKRLDFLEPAEFCSLLFTGHRGCGKSTELRKIQQEWESQYKVIYIEADAELDILDAEYTDLYLVIIKKVADVLYTSELNFDTKLLTNFESWFKEITQETEQTVERSASIGAEAEAGIKIPFISKLLGKIQAQIKGADIQRRTVRQNLQKDIGRLQADINLLLGDAFVKLKSKYPEYEKGFLIIFDNLDRVPPNVAKHLFCDYAFQLQSLYCTIIYTAPISIVYSENNLSNTFDTPNIVPMVNIYEFEQDKTDLDHNDDGITAITSLIEQRVEVDAVFESRQLLVDLAKASGGHIRQLMQIASKAFLTAATREHEKVTADDIIYAIKQEQFNFERSISTEYYSALAAVCVNKDVSKDEIGRSMLFSLWVFEYNGKNRWNYVNPVVRQIHAFQEALKSATRNP; via the coding sequence ATGAGTTCTTTACCCGCTAATCGTGCTAATACCCTCAAAGCTGCTTTTCGTGTTTGTGATGTAGCTCCTTTAGTGAGTAGTAGAGATATTGAACGTTATTATGTTAATTTATCAAAAGTTCGCAAGACAGAAGCAATTAATACTATTAAAAAACGCTTAGATTTTCTGGAACCCGCAGAGTTTTGCAGTCTTCTATTTACTGGACATCGGGGATGCGGTAAAAGTACAGAATTAAGAAAGATTCAGCAAGAATGGGAATCTCAATATAAAGTGATTTATATAGAAGCCGACGCTGAACTAGATATATTAGACGCAGAATACACAGATTTATATTTGGTAATTATTAAAAAAGTTGCTGATGTCCTATACACATCAGAATTAAATTTTGATACAAAACTTTTAACTAATTTTGAGTCTTGGTTTAAAGAAATTACTCAAGAAACTGAACAAACAGTTGAAAGGTCAGCAAGTATTGGTGCGGAGGCGGAAGCAGGAATAAAAATTCCCTTTATTTCAAAGTTATTGGGTAAAATACAGGCTCAAATTAAAGGCGCTGACATACAAAGAAGAACGGTTCGCCAGAATTTGCAAAAAGATATTGGTCGTTTACAAGCAGATATAAATTTGTTGTTAGGTGATGCTTTTGTCAAGCTTAAATCAAAATATCCTGAATATGAAAAAGGATTTTTAATTATTTTCGATAACTTAGACAGAGTGCCTCCAAATGTAGCTAAACATTTATTTTGTGATTACGCATTTCAATTACAAAGTCTATATTGTACGATTATCTATACAGCACCAATTTCTATTGTCTATTCTGAAAATAACTTGAGTAACACTTTCGACACACCCAATATTGTGCCGATGGTCAACATATATGAGTTTGAACAAGACAAAACCGATCTAGATCATAATGATGATGGTATAACAGCAATTACGAGTTTAATTGAACAAAGAGTTGAAGTAGACGCAGTGTTTGAATCGCGTCAACTATTGGTAGACTTAGCCAAAGCAAGCGGTGGTCACATCCGTCAATTGATGCAAATAGCATCAAAAGCATTTCTTACAGCCGCAACTCGTGAGCATGAGAAAGTTACTGCGGATGATATCATTTATGCAATTAAGCAAGAACAGTTTAATTTTGAGCGGAGTATATCAACAGAATACTATTCGGCGTTGGCTGCGGTATGTGTAAATAAGGATGTTTCTAAAGATGAAATTGGCAGGTCAATGCTGTTCAGTCTTTGGGTTTTTGAGTACAACGGCAAAAATCGCTGGAATTATGTTAATCCAGTTGTGAGGCAAATCCATGCTTTCCAAGAAGCACTCAAATCAGCTACAAGGAACCCATGA
- a CDS encoding KGK domain-containing protein: protein MNDQWEPLNPDDDVVHFHQEAFENLPRTQIVFQLLKEIKKIWEKHSTSSGSRIFGEGFECCVLIPGQQWRTGKIRVSLEFCPDEIEDHRLDIKQENSPLDDLRQQLKEGKN, encoded by the coding sequence ATGAATGATCAATGGGAGCCTCTAAATCCTGATGATGATGTTGTACATTTTCACCAAGAAGCATTTGAAAATTTACCCCGCACTCAAATAGTCTTTCAGTTATTAAAGGAAATCAAGAAAATTTGGGAAAAACACTCTACATCGTCAGGATCAAGAATATTTGGAGAAGGATTTGAATGTTGTGTTTTAATACCTGGTCAACAATGGCGAACAGGTAAAATTAGAGTGAGCCTAGAATTTTGCCCTGATGAAATCGAAGATCATCGATTAGACATTAAACAGGAAAACTCTCCCCTTGACGATCTTCGGCAGCAACTAAAGGAAGGTAAAAACTAA
- the tilS gene encoding tRNA lysidine(34) synthetase TilS, producing the protein MVWTPLHAKIHRTIRSRHLFERNQRLFIAVSGGQDSLCLIKLLLDLQSKWGWDLGIAHCDHRWRSDSEANAHHVENLAKSWGIPFYLETANKPINSEAAARDWRYQALSAIAQANNYQYIVTGHTASDRAETLLYNLIRGTGADGLQALTWQRPLTTGIMLVRPLLEITRSQTEQFCQEFKLPIWEDSTNQDLQYARNRIRQELLPYLRNNFNPQVESALAQTAELLQAEVEYLEKAAQELRDGALGIGDEEDFLTHLLPLRLNRRVLQNAPLALQRRVMRQVLQQILTDAPSFEHIEKLTALIIAPNRSQTDPFPGGAIAQVEGDWICLK; encoded by the coding sequence ATGGTATGGACTCCCCTACATGCAAAAATTCATCGCACCATCCGATCGCGCCACTTATTTGAGCGCAACCAACGGCTATTCATTGCTGTCTCCGGCGGACAAGATTCTTTGTGTTTAATAAAATTACTTTTAGATTTACAATCCAAATGGGGATGGGATTTAGGTATCGCTCATTGCGATCATCGCTGGCGTTCTGACTCTGAAGCTAATGCTCATCACGTCGAAAATTTAGCTAAAAGTTGGGGTATACCCTTTTATTTAGAAACAGCGAACAAACCGATAAATAGTGAAGCTGCTGCACGCGATTGGCGCTATCAAGCTTTAAGTGCGATCGCACAGGCAAATAATTATCAATATATAGTTACAGGACACACCGCCAGCGATCGCGCCGAAACTCTCCTCTACAATTTAATTCGCGGTACTGGTGCTGATGGCTTACAAGCCCTAACTTGGCAACGCCCTCTAACTACAGGCATTATGCTAGTGCGTCCACTTTTAGAAATTACTCGCTCACAAACAGAGCAATTTTGTCAAGAATTTAAATTACCAATTTGGGAAGATTCTACCAATCAAGATTTGCAATACGCTCGCAACCGCATTCGCCAAGAGTTATTACCATATTTGCGAAATAATTTTAATCCACAAGTAGAATCAGCCTTAGCTCAAACAGCAGAACTTCTCCAAGCAGAAGTGGAATATTTAGAAAAAGCTGCCCAGGAGTTGCGGGATGGAGCATTGGGCATTGGGGATGAAGAAGATTTTCTGACTCATCTTCTTCCTTTGAGGTTAAATCGTCGGGTATTGCAGAACGCACCATTGGCGTTGCAACGTCGTGTGATGCGTCAGGTATTGCAGCAAATACTAACTGATGCACCCAGTTTTGAACACATCGAAAAATTAACGGCTTTAATTATAGCGCCCAACCGATCGCAAACTGATCCATTTCCTGGTGGTGCGATCGCTCAAGTAGAAGGCGACTGGATCTGTTTGAAATAG
- a CDS encoding prolyl oligopeptidase family serine peptidase, which produces MPFSEKSFTYPSSYKSNQVDNYHGTSVADPYRWLEDPDSEQTRTWIEAQNQVTFGYLSEIPSREKIKQRLTKLWDYEKYGIPFKEGESLRDGSTERYFYFKNDGLQNQSVFYTLKTLDDQPKVLLDPNKLSEDGTIALSGLSISEDGKLLAYGLSTSGSDWQEWKVRDVETGEDIQDHLKWIKFSGASWTHDNQGFFYSRYDEPNEKTQLEDVNYYQKLYYHQLGKSQSEDILIYHRPDQKEWGFSGGVTEDGRYLIISIWLGTDSKNLVFFKDLTNSNAEVVELINQFEADYSFIDNDDSVFYFRTNLNAPRGKVIAIDTKNPSPENWREIIPQSAETLESVGILNNQFVADYLKDAHSQIKIFDLNGAFVREVELPGLGSAGGFGGKRHDTETFYSYTSFTTPGTIYRYDMITGKSTVFRQPQVDFNPDDYDTKQVFYQSKDGTRVPMFITHKKGIKLDGNNPTYLYAYGGFNASMTPGFSVSLLVWMEMGGIYAMPNIRGGGEYGEEWHQAGMKDKKQNVFDDFIGAAEWLIANKYTKTDKLAIAGGSNGGLLVGACITQRPDLFGAALPAVGVMDMLRFHKFTIGWAWTSEYGSADNPEEFPGIYAYSPLHNLKPDTAYPATLITTADHDDRVVPAHSFKFAAALQEAHAGDAPVLIRIETKAGHGAGKPTAKIIEEAADKWAFLVRALDIEV; this is translated from the coding sequence ATGCCTTTTTCTGAAAAATCTTTCACCTACCCATCAAGCTACAAGAGCAATCAAGTCGATAACTACCACGGTACTTCAGTCGCAGATCCTTATCGTTGGTTAGAAGATCCTGACTCTGAACAAACAAGAACTTGGATTGAGGCACAAAATCAAGTTACTTTTGGCTACCTGAGTGAAATTCCTAGCAGAGAAAAAATTAAACAGCGTCTCACCAAACTTTGGGATTATGAAAAATATGGTATCCCTTTTAAAGAAGGCGAATCTCTGCGAGACGGTTCCACCGAACGCTACTTTTATTTTAAAAATGACGGGCTGCAAAACCAAAGTGTCTTTTACACCTTGAAAACCCTCGACGACCAACCCAAAGTTTTACTCGACCCTAATAAGCTCTCAGAAGATGGTACTATTGCTCTTTCGGGATTGTCCATTAGCGAGGATGGCAAACTTTTAGCTTATGGTCTATCCACCTCTGGTTCTGATTGGCAAGAGTGGAAAGTACGCGATGTTGAAACTGGTGAAGATATTCAAGACCACCTGAAGTGGATTAAATTTTCTGGTGCATCTTGGACGCATGATAATCAAGGTTTTTTCTATAGTCGCTACGATGAACCAAATGAAAAAACTCAATTAGAAGATGTTAACTATTATCAAAAGCTCTACTATCATCAACTGGGTAAATCCCAATCAGAAGACATACTAATTTATCATCGTCCTGACCAAAAAGAATGGGGCTTTAGTGGTGGCGTTACTGAAGATGGACGCTATCTAATAATTTCAATTTGGCTGGGTACTGACTCCAAAAACTTGGTTTTTTTCAAAGATTTAACTAACTCTAATGCTGAAGTTGTAGAACTAATTAACCAGTTTGAGGCAGATTATAGCTTTATCGACAATGATGATAGCGTCTTTTATTTCCGTACAAATTTAAATGCCCCACGGGGAAAAGTTATTGCGATTGACACGAAAAACCCTTCGCCAGAGAATTGGCGAGAAATCATTCCTCAATCTGCGGAAACTTTGGAAAGTGTTGGTATACTCAATAACCAATTTGTTGCTGATTACCTCAAAGATGCTCACAGTCAAATCAAGATTTTTGACCTCAATGGTGCATTTGTACGCGAAGTTGAATTACCGGGACTCGGTTCAGCCGGAGGTTTTGGTGGTAAGCGTCATGATACCGAAACTTTTTATAGTTACACCAGTTTCACCACACCAGGAACTATCTATCGCTACGATATGATAACTGGTAAAAGTACGGTTTTTCGTCAGCCACAGGTAGATTTTAATCCTGATGATTACGATACAAAACAAGTATTTTACCAGAGCAAAGATGGTACTAGAGTGCCAATGTTTATCACCCATAAAAAGGGCATAAAATTAGATGGAAATAACCCAACTTATCTTTATGCTTATGGTGGTTTTAATGCTTCAATGACACCTGGTTTTTCTGTGAGTCTTTTGGTGTGGATGGAGATGGGTGGTATCTATGCTATGCCAAATATACGCGGTGGTGGAGAATACGGCGAAGAATGGCATCAAGCAGGAATGAAGGATAAAAAGCAAAATGTCTTTGATGACTTTATTGGTGCTGCTGAGTGGTTGATTGCGAATAAGTATACTAAGACTGATAAGCTGGCGATCGCAGGTGGAAGTAATGGCGGTTTATTAGTCGGTGCTTGCATAACGCAACGTCCCGATTTGTTTGGTGCAGCTTTACCAGCAGTCGGTGTCATGGATATGTTGCGGTTTCACAAATTTACCATTGGTTGGGCTTGGACTTCCGAATATGGTTCAGCAGATAATCCAGAAGAGTTTCCAGGGATTTATGCATATTCGCCATTGCACAATCTCAAACCCGATACAGCTTACCCAGCAACCTTAATTACCACAGCCGATCATGACGATCGCGTTGTCCCTGCTCATAGTTTCAAATTTGCCGCAGCTTTGCAAGAGGCTCACGCTGGGGATGCACCAGTTCTAATTAGAATTGAGACTAAGGCAGGACATGGTGCGGGTAAACCCACGGCTAAAATTATCGAAGAAGCCGCAGATAAATGGGCTTTTTTGGTACGTGCTTTGGATATTGAAGTTTAG
- a CDS encoding vanadium-dependent haloperoxidase: MLDQVINWNNVYLQAIRVNGGAPGPIARTGAILHAAIFDAVNSIEKTYKPYLGIIPAAFGASKEAAAVYAAYTVLSSVSVYPNSKEKSQSFFDTELKKARKELENSGLSLQSIDDGKELGIAAAQAIIQNRQGDGFNNNTSYTPGSQPGDWRPTGSGDAVTPNWGKVKPFSPTPIKKFRPTRPAGFDSKQDLLASVEYAAQVNEVKRLGSANSSDRTQEQTDIALFWANDLDGTYKPPGQLYTITQILSKLRGLSFSENARLFALVGLALGDAAILAWDAKYDTNLDLWRPESAIQLADTDGNSGTTADPTWRPLSPNPDGTRFSPAFPAYISGHATFGATHSGILRNFFGTDNVTFTATSEDPAARGNNGIRITRTFNSFSSAALENGRSRVYLGVHYQWDADAAYVSGTQLADFVFENLLTPI; the protein is encoded by the coding sequence ATGTTAGACCAAGTTATAAACTGGAACAATGTATATTTACAAGCAATCCGTGTAAACGGTGGCGCTCCCGGTCCAATCGCTCGTACTGGTGCTATATTACATGCTGCAATCTTTGATGCTGTTAATTCTATTGAGAAGACCTACAAACCATATTTAGGAATTATCCCTGCGGCGTTCGGAGCTTCTAAAGAAGCGGCAGCTGTTTACGCTGCCTATACTGTATTGAGCAGCGTCAGTGTTTATCCCAATTCCAAGGAGAAAAGCCAAAGCTTCTTCGACACAGAACTCAAAAAAGCCCGTAAAGAACTTGAAAACAGTGGATTGTCACTACAGAGCATTGATGATGGTAAAGAACTTGGCATAGCAGCAGCTCAGGCAATTATCCAAAATCGACAAGGGGACGGTTTTAACAACAACACGTCTTACACTCCAGGAAGTCAGCCTGGTGATTGGCGTCCAACCGGTTCTGGTGATGCAGTCACTCCCAATTGGGGCAAAGTGAAACCTTTTTCGCCAACCCCAATCAAGAAATTCCGTCCGACTCGACCAGCCGGTTTCGACAGCAAGCAAGATTTACTCGCTAGCGTTGAATATGCAGCTCAAGTTAATGAAGTAAAACGGCTTGGTTCTGCTAACTCCAGCGATCGCACTCAAGAACAAACTGATATTGCTCTGTTCTGGGCGAATGATCTTGATGGAACATACAAGCCACCCGGACAACTTTATACCATAACCCAGATTCTGTCTAAATTGAGAGGATTAAGCTTTTCCGAGAATGCACGACTGTTTGCCCTTGTAGGGTTAGCTTTGGGTGATGCAGCAATCTTGGCTTGGGATGCGAAGTACGACACCAATTTGGACTTGTGGAGACCGGAAAGTGCAATTCAATTGGCAGATACGGACGGAAACTCTGGAACTACCGCCGATCCCACTTGGAGACCTCTATCGCCCAATCCTGATGGTACCCGATTTTCGCCTGCATTCCCGGCGTATATCTCTGGTCACGCAACTTTCGGAGCGACCCATTCTGGAATTTTGCGGAATTTCTTTGGTACTGACAATGTTACTTTCACAGCCACATCTGAAGATCCAGCGGCCAGGGGCAATAATGGCATTAGAATCACACGGACATTCAACAGTTTCTCTTCAGCAGCCTTAGAGAATGGACGCAGCCGGGTTTATCTCGGTGTCCATTATCAATGGGATGCAGATGCAGCTTATGTGTCTGGCACCCAATTGGCTGACTTTGTGTTTGAAAACTTACTGACACCAATTTAA